In Oligoflexia bacterium, the following are encoded in one genomic region:
- a CDS encoding chemotaxis protein CheB produces MATKSKSQTRRREVPPKKDKYSDDQPVHNKVDAREEASVPPQPAFLIVGVGASAGGLESFMEMFKSLPPDTGMSFVLIQHLSPQHLSILSSLVQKATRMNVQEAVDQTLVKPNNVYIIPPNTTLEIFHGVLHLSSRQEPHGGMPVNAFLTSLAKDQGNLAVGIILSGTGSDGANGLRDIKADGGITLVQQPTTAKFDGMPQAAIEVAAPDFILPIEAISSELVKISSHPIVKKTLPIEDNIPSPETEQILQKIFLLVRNATKIDFSSYKYPTLIRRIKRRMVLHRVNNLKHYLEYLQITPLEVRSLFEDLLINVTDFFRDNKAFESLKTKVFPEIIKSKIPSTPIRIWVPGCSTGEEVYSIAISLIEYLGESLHKYPIQIYGTDICEPAIKIARLGIYPETAAPKISQARLERFFIKEQGGYRIMKSVRHYCIFSIQDVTSHPPINRLDLLSCRNLMIYLGTKIQKKLMDTFHYALNPNGFLMLGSSESVGPVANLFAIMDNKNKIYSKKSAQIPYMREISEAPSINQTPIAFSGTTETTLKPPLKTTDPVFAAEQLMLEKYSPAWLLVNQALDIVQFRGHTDHFIAPASGQPTWNLMKMLRTGLSPTVRVLIHSAIKEQISARKSGLKVTFGKVTRAVDIEVAPIRISNLEQHFLIVFMEQKVEISKTGGLKTKGKKQKTKKKEIDPSALEITALKEELQLTHNSLQSIIEDQSASSEEMQSTTEEVLSANEELQSTNEELETAKEELQSTNEELSTLNDELTNRNNELDHLSNDLINVLSNANVSIVMVDSELRIRRFTPMAEKLLNLIPTDVGRVLTVINFGFQIENLDKQITSVIQTLETFEKETRDQNGIWYSVRIRPYKTIDNKIDGAVIVFVNINDVKIKQIHIEEATRYSDGVIQTIRDPLVVLDQNLCVERANQAFYDTFQVIEKDTIGRPFYELGNRQWNIPELRNLLEDVLPQKSEVRNFEVVHHFEKIGAKIMTLNARTLEWAGQKKHLILIRLHDLTEREQIKKIEAKGDENGTRK; encoded by the coding sequence TTGGCGACGAAAAGCAAATCTCAGACTCGTCGTCGTGAAGTACCACCTAAAAAAGATAAGTATTCCGACGACCAGCCTGTACATAATAAAGTCGACGCGCGTGAAGAGGCCTCAGTGCCTCCTCAACCAGCATTTCTAATCGTTGGTGTCGGAGCCTCAGCTGGTGGTCTTGAGTCTTTCATGGAGATGTTTAAGAGTCTTCCACCCGATACGGGCATGTCTTTTGTTTTAATCCAGCATCTCTCGCCCCAACACTTAAGTATCTTGAGTTCTTTGGTACAAAAAGCAACTCGAATGAATGTACAAGAAGCTGTCGATCAGACGTTGGTTAAGCCAAATAATGTGTACATCATCCCACCAAACACCACGCTTGAAATCTTTCATGGTGTTCTTCATTTAAGTTCAAGGCAAGAACCCCACGGTGGGATGCCAGTGAATGCATTTTTAACTTCACTTGCAAAAGACCAAGGAAATCTCGCCGTCGGAATTATCTTATCAGGTACTGGGTCTGACGGAGCAAATGGCCTCAGAGATATTAAAGCCGACGGTGGCATTACACTTGTCCAACAACCAACAACAGCTAAGTTTGATGGAATGCCACAAGCTGCCATTGAAGTTGCTGCTCCAGATTTTATTCTTCCTATTGAAGCAATCTCTTCAGAATTAGTTAAAATATCAAGTCACCCTATAGTCAAAAAAACTTTGCCAATAGAAGACAATATTCCAAGTCCCGAAACAGAACAGATTCTGCAAAAAATATTTCTTTTAGTCAGAAATGCCACAAAAATTGATTTCTCGTCTTACAAGTATCCCACCCTCATTCGGCGAATTAAAAGAAGGATGGTTTTACACCGCGTAAATAATTTGAAACATTATCTGGAGTATCTGCAAATCACGCCTCTAGAAGTACGCTCTTTATTTGAAGATCTATTAATCAATGTGACTGATTTCTTTAGAGACAACAAGGCTTTTGAATCTCTTAAAACAAAAGTGTTTCCTGAAATTATTAAGTCAAAAATTCCAAGTACTCCTATTCGAATTTGGGTTCCTGGATGTTCAACTGGTGAAGAGGTCTACTCTATTGCCATTTCACTCATTGAATATTTAGGAGAATCACTTCATAAGTACCCAATTCAAATTTACGGTACAGACATTTGCGAGCCAGCGATTAAGATTGCTCGCCTTGGAATTTATCCTGAGACAGCCGCTCCAAAAATTTCACAAGCAAGGCTTGAGCGATTTTTTATAAAAGAACAAGGTGGCTATCGCATCATGAAATCGGTTCGCCATTATTGTATTTTTTCGATTCAAGATGTCACAAGTCATCCACCAATTAATCGACTTGATCTTTTGAGTTGTCGAAATCTCATGATTTATCTTGGTACCAAAATTCAAAAGAAATTGATGGATACCTTTCATTATGCATTAAATCCCAACGGATTTTTAATGCTCGGGTCATCAGAAAGTGTTGGGCCTGTAGCAAACCTTTTTGCGATAATGGACAATAAAAATAAGATCTACAGCAAAAAGAGCGCACAAATACCTTATATGCGCGAAATTAGTGAAGCGCCCTCTATAAACCAAACACCTATTGCATTCTCAGGTACTACTGAGACAACGCTTAAACCACCTTTGAAAACAACCGATCCGGTATTTGCAGCCGAGCAGTTAATGTTAGAAAAATATTCTCCTGCTTGGTTACTGGTGAATCAAGCATTAGACATTGTTCAATTTCGTGGCCATACGGACCATTTTATTGCTCCTGCTTCGGGGCAACCTACCTGGAATCTCATGAAAATGCTGAGAACAGGACTTTCCCCAACGGTTCGAGTTTTAATTCATTCAGCGATTAAAGAACAAATATCAGCTAGAAAAAGCGGTCTAAAAGTTACTTTTGGTAAAGTAACAAGAGCCGTTGATATTGAGGTCGCTCCAATCAGAATTTCAAACTTGGAACAGCACTTTCTCATTGTATTCATGGAGCAAAAAGTTGAAATCTCAAAAACAGGGGGTTTAAAAACAAAGGGCAAAAAACAAAAAACAAAAAAGAAAGAAATAGACCCAAGTGCGCTTGAAATTACTGCTTTAAAAGAAGAATTACAACTAACTCATAATTCACTTCAATCTATTATTGAAGATCAAAGTGCTTCTAGTGAAGAAATGCAAAGTACTACAGAAGAAGTTTTATCCGCTAATGAAGAGCTGCAAAGCACTAACGAAGAGCTTGAGACAGCAAAAGAAGAATTGCAATCAACCAACGAAGAACTCTCCACTCTCAATGACGAATTAACTAACAGAAATAATGAGCTTGACCATTTAAGCAATGATCTTATCAATGTATTGAGTAACGCTAACGTATCAATAGTCATGGTGGATTCGGAACTTCGAATTCGACGCTTCACTCCTATGGCTGAGAAGCTTCTAAATTTAATCCCCACCGATGTCGGGAGAGTTCTGACTGTCATTAACTTCGGATTTCAAATTGAAAATTTGGACAAACAAATAACCTCCGTTATACAAACTTTGGAGACTTTCGAAAAAGAAACTAGAGACCAAAATGGTATTTGGTATTCAGTCAGAATCCGCCCCTACAAGACTATAGATAATAAAATTGATGGCGCTGTAATTGTCTTCGTGAATATCAATGACGTAAAAATTAAGCAGATCCATATTGAAGAGGCAACAAGATACTCAGACGGTGTCATCCAAACTATTCGAGACCCATTGGTTGTACTTGATCAGAATCTGTGTGTTGAGCGCGCTAATCAGGCTTTTTATGATACATTTCAAGTTATAGAGAAAGACACCATAGGACGACCATTTTACGAACTTGGTAATCGTCAATGGAACATTCCTGAGCTTAGAAATTTACTAGAAGACGTATTGCCTCAAAAATCTGAGGTAAGAAATTTTGAAGTCGTTCATCACTTTGAAAAAATTGGTGCGAAGATTATGACTCTCAACGCTCGAACACTTGAATGGGCAGGGCAAAAGAAGCATCTCATTCTCATCAGGCTTCATGATCTAACAGAACGTGAGCAGATAAAAAAAATAGAAGCTAAAGGGGATGAAAATGGAACAAGAAAATAA
- a CDS encoding PAS domain-containing sensor histidine kinase, with the protein MEQENNPSPEFRRMSKDELSQRLNALQSCSGDNESYKEREEEFQKVLHELEVYQIELEMQNRELRDSREALEESHDRYVNLYDFAPTGYITFNDQGIMKELNLTTAGMLGVERRWLVERSIAPWIVSQDLPSFRQHIKKCQATEDRVIATLQLTRKDKEIIVVELLSVCSTHRETGEKVIRTAVIDITKKKELEDELQRSLNTLKEERKLREIFVSTLTHDLRTPLSAAKIGAELIIRNSGPEDKNRTLASRILGSTNRMDIMIQDLLDANRISAGQKLPLKIQDYDFVELVKQTIEVLVNIHGDRFQLKSPKSCPSSMDPSGMRRVIENICNNAVKYGYPKTPITLTIQPTSDIILFSVHNEGPAIPRKDQAMLFNQFQRSQSAQTSEKKGWGVGLTLIRGIVESHGGNVHLESDSDKGTTFIIELPSLKRSKESLN; encoded by the coding sequence ATGGAACAAGAAAATAATCCATCCCCTGAATTTCGACGCATGTCCAAAGATGAACTGTCACAACGGCTAAACGCATTGCAATCATGTTCTGGTGATAATGAAAGTTACAAAGAACGTGAAGAAGAATTTCAAAAAGTACTTCATGAGCTTGAAGTTTATCAAATTGAACTTGAGATGCAAAACCGTGAGTTACGTGACTCAAGAGAAGCACTTGAGGAGTCACATGATCGGTATGTGAATCTCTACGATTTTGCTCCCACTGGATATATTACGTTCAACGATCAAGGAATAATGAAGGAGCTTAACTTAACCACAGCAGGAATGCTTGGTGTTGAACGACGTTGGCTCGTGGAGCGTTCCATCGCGCCATGGATTGTGAGTCAAGATCTACCTTCATTTAGACAGCATATAAAAAAATGTCAGGCGACCGAAGATAGGGTAATTGCAACTCTTCAACTCACACGAAAAGATAAAGAGATAATTGTCGTTGAATTGCTCAGTGTTTGCTCTACTCACCGTGAAACAGGAGAGAAAGTAATCAGAACAGCTGTTATTGATATAACGAAAAAGAAAGAGCTCGAAGATGAATTGCAGCGGTCTCTAAATACGCTGAAAGAAGAGCGCAAACTTCGAGAAATATTTGTGTCAACTTTAACTCATGACTTGCGAACACCCCTCTCTGCAGCCAAGATAGGGGCAGAACTCATTATTAGAAACTCGGGTCCAGAGGATAAAAATCGCACTTTAGCTTCTCGAATTTTAGGAAGTACTAACCGCATGGATATTATGATTCAGGATTTATTAGATGCCAATCGCATCAGTGCGGGACAAAAATTACCACTTAAAATTCAAGATTATGATTTTGTCGAACTCGTTAAACAAACTATTGAGGTGCTTGTAAATATCCACGGTGATAGATTTCAGCTCAAATCGCCGAAATCCTGCCCCAGCTCGATGGATCCATCGGGGATGCGTAGAGTTATCGAAAATATTTGTAACAATGCTGTGAAATATGGCTACCCAAAGACCCCCATTACGTTAACTATCCAACCCACAAGCGATATAATATTGTTTTCAGTTCACAATGAAGGGCCTGCGATTCCTAGAAAAGACCAAGCTATGCTCTTTAATCAATTTCAGAGATCTCAATCTGCCCAAACTAGTGAAAAAAAAGGTTGGGGTGTTGGACTTACATTGATACGCGGAATAGTGGAGAGCCACGGGGGGAATGTACATTTAGAGAGTGATAGCGACAAAGGTACAACTTTTATTATCGAACTACCTTCTCTTAAAAGAAGTAAAGAATCTTTAAATTAA
- a CDS encoding stealth conserved region 3 domain-containing protein — protein sequence MSKFDTSLCSIVYTWVDGRNKEYRRSRRYFGGPDVINTSRDRNNNELKYSLRSLEKYLPWHKGIIYLVTPSYHPAWLNLKHPRLRVINQNDLFPNKRHLPSFNTNAIEQHLWRIPGLSEVFFHMNDDYFFGRKVKKEDLVSKKGATKIFLHDLVVKENENEFRENIRDKKKLMLSAVFNTMFLLNKRYGKKKRYFLCHIPYIYHKTAFEKMHRVWKKELTRTSKAKFRDWKNVVPTFLHHYYLIQDKKHGLKFQLVSKKKTDREFVFGVLTDDVKKTREIFRKIEKKKPKFYALNDNFSEPEIAHMLDKFLAKQLPKKSSFEK from the coding sequence GTGTCTAAATTTGATACATCTCTGTGCTCAATTGTCTACACCTGGGTAGACGGGCGAAATAAAGAATATCGACGGAGCAGGCGCTATTTTGGCGGCCCAGATGTGATCAATACATCACGTGATCGCAACAACAATGAATTAAAATACTCACTGAGATCCCTTGAAAAGTACCTGCCGTGGCATAAAGGTATAATATACCTTGTCACACCCAGCTATCATCCTGCATGGCTAAATTTGAAGCATCCAAGACTTCGCGTTATTAATCAAAATGATCTTTTTCCCAATAAACGTCATCTTCCCTCTTTTAATACCAATGCCATCGAACAGCATTTATGGAGAATACCTGGTTTGAGTGAGGTTTTTTTTCATATGAATGATGATTATTTTTTCGGCAGAAAAGTTAAAAAAGAAGATCTGGTCTCTAAAAAGGGGGCCACAAAGATCTTTCTTCATGATCTCGTTGTTAAAGAAAATGAGAATGAATTTCGTGAAAATATTCGTGATAAAAAGAAGTTGATGTTGAGTGCTGTTTTTAACACTATGTTTTTACTCAATAAAAGATACGGTAAAAAGAAAAGATATTTTCTATGTCATATTCCCTATATTTATCACAAAACTGCCTTTGAAAAAATGCATCGTGTTTGGAAGAAGGAGCTCACGCGCACTTCAAAAGCCAAATTTCGTGATTGGAAAAATGTGGTGCCAACGTTTCTTCATCATTATTATTTGATTCAAGATAAAAAACATGGCCTCAAATTTCAGTTGGTCAGTAAAAAGAAAACCGATCGTGAGTTTGTATTTGGTGTTTTAACCGATGACGTAAAAAAGACGCGCGAGATTTTTAGAAAAATAGAAAAGAAGAAGCCAAAATTTTACGCTCTCAATGACAACTTCTCTGAACCGGAAATCGCTCACATGTTGGACAAGTTTCTCGCCAAACAACTGCCTAAAAAATCGTCTTTTGAGAAGTAG
- a CDS encoding SGNH/GDSL hydrolase family protein, whose amino-acid sequence MIYFYGIIIFLGLTLLLDAILTSQYRKRKRDRARAITPSVRNSLYHHELKPNWSTPQRVLGPYVYSHYTNSLGFRDQCVREVSLQTSSSRLVILGDSYVEGLGVNYEDTFVGQVAKALPHIEVLNAGVSIYSPSIFYRKMKFLFEEKKLQLDILAVFIDISNVQDEYVRSFDFNENIIVDADRLKQNPTILPKKFFTFSTLLLKSEKWLKQTFIPDSVYKRHIDFKRSNWTINKDFFQEYGVEGLEKCKANMNKLLTLARENGVKKVILAVFPWPTQIYYKDLDSMQVKIWQEWASKNNVTFINLFPDYIAPNKNPMEILKKYFLPWDIHWNQAGHKLVATRFLQVIKDLKN is encoded by the coding sequence TTGATATATTTTTACGGCATTATTATTTTTCTAGGTCTCACTCTCCTTCTTGACGCCATTCTTACCAGTCAATATCGAAAGCGAAAAAGAGATCGGGCTCGCGCCATTACACCCAGCGTGAGAAACTCTCTTTATCATCACGAGCTAAAACCCAATTGGTCAACACCCCAAAGAGTTTTGGGTCCTTACGTTTATTCCCATTACACCAATTCACTAGGGTTTCGTGATCAATGCGTTCGCGAGGTAAGTCTTCAAACCTCTTCTTCTCGCCTTGTTATTTTAGGAGATTCGTATGTTGAGGGTCTTGGAGTGAATTATGAAGACACCTTTGTTGGCCAGGTTGCAAAAGCATTACCTCACATCGAAGTTTTAAATGCGGGAGTTTCGATCTATTCACCTTCAATCTTTTATAGAAAGATGAAATTTCTTTTTGAAGAAAAAAAATTGCAACTTGATATTTTGGCTGTTTTTATCGACATCTCTAATGTTCAAGACGAATACGTGCGATCTTTTGATTTCAATGAAAACATAATCGTCGATGCTGACCGTCTTAAGCAAAATCCAACTATTTTACCAAAAAAGTTTTTTACCTTTAGCACGCTTCTTCTTAAGTCTGAAAAATGGTTAAAACAAACTTTTATTCCCGATTCTGTTTATAAGAGACACATTGATTTTAAAAGATCCAATTGGACAATTAATAAGGACTTTTTTCAAGAGTATGGAGTTGAAGGCTTAGAAAAATGCAAAGCCAATATGAATAAACTTCTTACCCTTGCTCGAGAAAACGGAGTGAAGAAGGTGATCTTAGCTGTGTTTCCTTGGCCCACTCAAATATACTACAAAGATTTAGATTCAATGCAGGTGAAGATATGGCAAGAGTGGGCATCTAAAAATAACGTCACGTTTATAAATCTTTTTCCAGATTATATCGCTCCAAATAAAAACCCAATGGAGATTCTTAAAAAGTATTTTCTCCCTTGGGACATTCATTGGAACCAAGCGGGTCATAAGCTTGTAGCCACTCGATTTTTACAAGTAATCAAAGATTTGAAAAATTAA
- a CDS encoding peptidase, with product MKWQQAEKDIWYKEQKIKRSYQEEVVSKIQKLKTNFEIHQYGALSLNPNSYPLHLIKSKNFDVTKKTILITGGVHGYETSGVHGALGFFQKAAINYTHTYNFICAPCISPWAYETINRWNAKAIDPNRSFHNDSLAEECRLFLTAMSGIKPFVHFDLHETTDTDNTIFRPALEQRDGVIQELSPIPDGFYVVGDAENPCADFQKAIIDSVRKVTHIAQPDETGKIIGAKVEQEGVINYPVKKLFLCAGFSDAEYTTTTEVYPDSPKVTDQICIDAQIAAVTGGLDYF from the coding sequence ATGAAATGGCAACAAGCCGAAAAAGATATCTGGTATAAAGAGCAAAAAATTAAACGCTCTTACCAAGAGGAAGTCGTCAGTAAAATTCAAAAATTAAAAACAAACTTTGAAATTCATCAGTACGGAGCACTCTCACTAAACCCGAATAGTTATCCGCTCCATCTTATAAAGTCGAAAAACTTTGATGTGACTAAAAAAACGATCTTAATCACAGGTGGAGTTCACGGCTATGAAACGAGCGGTGTCCATGGCGCTTTGGGCTTTTTTCAAAAAGCGGCAATCAATTACACTCACACATATAATTTTATTTGCGCACCCTGCATTAGTCCTTGGGCTTACGAAACAATCAATCGTTGGAATGCAAAAGCCATTGACCCAAATCGCTCGTTTCATAATGACAGCCTCGCTGAAGAGTGCAGACTTTTTCTTACAGCAATGTCAGGCATAAAACCATTTGTACACTTTGATCTGCACGAAACCACAGACACAGATAACACCATATTTCGACCTGCACTTGAACAAAGAGATGGAGTCATACAAGAGCTCTCGCCGATACCAGACGGATTTTATGTTGTCGGAGACGCTGAAAATCCATGCGCTGATTTTCAAAAAGCCATCATCGATTCTGTTAGAAAAGTTACTCATATTGCACAGCCTGATGAAACTGGTAAAATTATTGGCGCTAAAGTTGAGCAAGAAGGAGTGATTAACTATCCCGTTAAAAAACTATTTTTATGCGCAGGTTTTTCTGACGCTGAGTACACAACAACAACTGAGGTGTATCCCGACAGCCCCAAAGTGACTGATCAAATTTGCATCGATGCCCAGATTGCTGCTGTTACTGGTGGGCTTGATTATTTCTGA
- a CDS encoding lytic transglycosylase domain-containing protein: MVKTYALIVTAFLISGVQLLSTGCSSANKKSILTRMPSGEPGQLANVHSLKAVVAGDYYGFDMESDEFKADLKLKAEKFIKFRSSHDASYIKACAESNQKDPYCSFIKKYVSPDDEDLPSEGESIKARAKEKRRQYAAYKKKLVNGELDDFKKINAGAIREVFDSIKSYSLLEKGFESVQNNTCKNIRLSYYLAAKIEEFFPDSQMKQKAISLYAKVAQCKHEVYEPAAKYRLSLLKIWEGKCDEVISDLEYLTAEHKKKTYRSRALYWTYHCQKALTHTEAANKAAQTLLDDHPFSLHTLLVDKAYSDQLRTAAVRADSALKFRSTTKPILNNAILAAEGLLSLKKKNTRGYVTEILTSVTVEMEEAEPEVQLYGSLLFNRAGNNIGKFKFLAPLFRDHPEMISRPALELFYPIRDLNDKVMESVGLDEFLVISLIRQESAFNETAKSGAGAVGLMQLMPATARIKKREALRRLVNPELNVKLGSKHFAYLMRRYKGDTELALAAYNAGSRPVDEWKRRYPVHNRVLMVDLFPFRETREYVGNIARNYYWYTVLYSGKKQVPQLPIPATDPSDVSTPEELQDVTAQLESVFKLFGS, encoded by the coding sequence GTGGTTAAGACCTATGCATTAATAGTCACCGCGTTTTTAATTTCAGGGGTTCAACTTTTAAGTACTGGTTGTTCATCAGCTAATAAAAAAAGTATTCTGACACGAATGCCCTCGGGCGAACCAGGGCAGCTCGCCAATGTACATTCACTTAAAGCAGTGGTTGCAGGTGACTATTATGGCTTTGATATGGAATCAGATGAATTCAAAGCAGATCTTAAGCTGAAAGCAGAAAAATTTATCAAGTTTAGATCGAGTCATGATGCTTCGTATATAAAAGCATGTGCGGAATCTAATCAAAAAGATCCATATTGTAGCTTCATTAAAAAATACGTAAGCCCAGACGATGAAGATTTGCCTAGTGAAGGGGAAAGCATTAAGGCTCGAGCTAAAGAAAAGCGAAGGCAATATGCGGCGTATAAGAAAAAATTAGTAAATGGTGAATTAGATGATTTTAAAAAAATAAATGCTGGTGCCATTCGAGAGGTATTTGATTCTATCAAATCATATTCTCTATTAGAGAAGGGATTTGAATCAGTTCAAAACAATACTTGTAAGAATATTCGACTTTCATATTACCTAGCTGCAAAAATTGAAGAATTTTTTCCAGACTCTCAAATGAAGCAAAAAGCCATTTCGCTTTATGCAAAAGTTGCTCAGTGCAAGCATGAGGTGTATGAACCCGCAGCCAAGTACCGTTTAAGCCTCTTAAAAATTTGGGAGGGTAAATGTGATGAAGTTATTTCTGACTTAGAATATCTTACCGCTGAACATAAAAAGAAAACTTACCGCTCACGTGCACTTTACTGGACTTATCACTGCCAAAAAGCACTTACTCATACAGAAGCAGCAAATAAGGCAGCGCAAACTTTACTTGATGATCATCCATTTAGTTTGCATACACTTTTGGTTGATAAAGCATATTCTGATCAATTAAGAACAGCCGCAGTTAGAGCTGATTCTGCTCTTAAGTTTCGTTCAACTACAAAACCGATTTTAAATAATGCTATCTTAGCCGCAGAAGGACTGTTGAGTCTGAAGAAAAAAAATACTCGAGGCTATGTAACTGAGATTTTAACTTCTGTTACTGTTGAAATGGAAGAAGCAGAGCCAGAGGTGCAATTGTATGGCTCTCTTTTATTTAATAGGGCTGGCAATAACATCGGAAAATTTAAATTTTTAGCTCCACTTTTTAGAGATCATCCTGAGATGATTTCTCGCCCAGCACTTGAATTATTTTATCCGATTAGAGATCTTAATGACAAGGTGATGGAATCAGTTGGTCTTGATGAATTTTTAGTAATTTCATTAATCAGGCAAGAAAGTGCTTTTAACGAAACCGCTAAAAGTGGGGCAGGGGCTGTGGGCTTAATGCAATTAATGCCTGCAACAGCGCGTATAAAAAAGCGTGAGGCTCTCAGAAGGCTTGTGAATCCTGAATTGAATGTAAAGCTAGGGTCAAAACATTTTGCATATTTAATGCGGCGATATAAGGGTGACACAGAACTTGCGCTAGCTGCGTACAATGCGGGAAGTCGCCCTGTTGATGAATGGAAGCGACGTTATCCTGTGCATAATCGAGTTTTGATGGTTGATTTATTTCCTTTTAGAGAGACACGCGAGTATGTCGGTAATATAGCGCGCAATTATTACTGGTACACTGTTCTTTACTCAGGAAAAAAGCAAGTTCCACAATTGCCGATTCCTGCGACTGACCCGTCTGACGTTTCAACACCTGAAGAGCTACAAGACGTTACAGCTCAACTTGAAAGTGTATTTAAATTGTTCGGGTCATAA
- a CDS encoding acyl-CoA dehydrogenase family protein, with amino-acid sequence MHKSIQTAPTFDLQYIKNFTREMIIPGSQERDRNAHFAHNIYAELHKLNIMHAVVPKTLGGLEMPVSDMIWVIKELAFGSAGVATTVMANLLGYSPVVLYGSEELKRKRFLETPEKSSLWSFAMTEAAVGFDVGNTQTRAKKIKTGYILNGRKDYITNSAHATHISVFANVQNTQGNLLGISTFYVPANAEGVRRGESMNKLGHRESNTGELFFENVFVPDEHLLGEIGQGIKILHHSLGRTKTLIGAIANGICTRAFELATGHLASRGTQGHTLLNKSAVQQFLVRYYTEIQAAWLLTCHAAATWDSGSLAIQEASMTKMYSSDLAVRFASEALELMGAQGYSADNEISRLYRDAKLLEIYEGSTQVLEILIGKEIFKNNERLKIPKIANVA; translated from the coding sequence GTGCATAAATCAATTCAAACAGCTCCTACTTTTGATTTACAATATATTAAAAATTTCACACGCGAAATGATTATACCTGGTTCTCAAGAAAGAGATCGAAACGCCCATTTCGCACACAATATTTATGCAGAACTTCATAAATTGAATATCATGCATGCCGTCGTGCCCAAAACATTGGGTGGATTAGAAATGCCGGTTAGTGACATGATTTGGGTTATTAAAGAATTAGCATTTGGTTCTGCCGGCGTTGCAACAACAGTGATGGCCAATTTATTAGGATATTCCCCAGTCGTGCTTTACGGCTCAGAAGAGCTGAAAAGAAAACGGTTTTTAGAGACTCCAGAAAAATCATCACTTTGGAGTTTTGCAATGACAGAAGCCGCAGTTGGTTTTGATGTTGGGAATACACAAACTAGAGCAAAAAAAATTAAAACTGGTTATATACTCAATGGTCGAAAAGATTACATAACCAATTCTGCACATGCAACGCATATCAGCGTTTTTGCAAACGTCCAAAATACTCAAGGTAACCTTCTCGGGATATCTACCTTCTATGTGCCCGCCAATGCCGAAGGAGTTCGCCGAGGAGAATCCATGAATAAACTAGGGCACAGAGAATCTAATACAGGGGAGCTTTTCTTTGAAAATGTTTTTGTTCCTGATGAGCATCTCTTAGGAGAAATAGGGCAAGGCATTAAAATTTTACACCATAGCCTCGGACGCACTAAAACATTAATTGGTGCAATCGCAAATGGAATTTGTACGCGTGCATTTGAATTAGCAACAGGCCACCTTGCTTCACGTGGTACTCAAGGCCATACATTATTAAATAAATCAGCAGTCCAACAATTCTTGGTGCGTTATTATACTGAGATCCAAGCTGCATGGTTACTTACTTGCCATGCTGCAGCCACGTGGGATTCAGGAAGCCTAGCAATTCAAGAGGCCAGTATGACAAAAATGTACAGTAGTGATTTGGCTGTTCGATTTGCATCTGAAGCGCTTGAATTAATGGGAGCACAAGGGTACTCGGCCGATAATGAGATTTCAAGGCTCTACCGTGATGCAAAATTATTAGAAATTTATGAAGGTTCAACTCAGGTTCTTGAAATTTTAATTGGCAAAGAAATATTCAAAAATAATGAAAGACTTAAAATTCCTAAAATAGCCAATGTGGCGTAA